In a genomic window of Nocardiopsis mwathae:
- a CDS encoding suppressor of fused domain protein, with protein sequence MAVGRVRSGGQLSGAQILLDQFSPYRSRRVIVECDSRTTAAYLLDARDRIRVPVWLANHRIAPETGDPSGLYEGQAPLMPAAHTKHPQGRARFDPERLRVVWFEEGDGLALLDDDGLLAVIPGWAEADSGLPGYAREAIGRSAYAWALDPEADRLWPRVVHAEAYWDWRAVPGAWRSVQRAVFNHLNRRVGAAGHYWDVSDGHPPLIRVSERPPERHRPFTVLSTVGMCGQRMPTLDRYMADTSPYARIELALATTRPAHHAARIFRWIGAFPWRAVTWFGTGHSVKWLDNPEDRAIRGGNSAVLLTSDPTPLSGPQGHLPPDTSGLTFHGDPVHWLWIVPITRPEHLFAKEHDAATLIAKLAAEGRSWVLG encoded by the coding sequence ATGGCGGTGGGACGGGTGAGGTCGGGAGGTCAGTTGAGCGGAGCGCAGATCCTGCTGGACCAGTTCAGCCCCTACCGCAGCCGCCGCGTCATCGTCGAGTGCGACTCCCGCACGACGGCCGCCTACCTGCTGGACGCCCGCGACCGGATCCGCGTGCCGGTGTGGCTCGCCAACCACCGGATCGCCCCGGAGACCGGCGATCCCAGCGGGCTGTACGAGGGACAGGCCCCCCTGATGCCCGCCGCGCACACCAAGCACCCCCAGGGCCGCGCCCGATTCGACCCCGAGCGGCTGCGCGTCGTGTGGTTCGAGGAGGGCGACGGACTGGCCCTGCTCGACGACGACGGCCTCCTCGCGGTCATCCCCGGGTGGGCCGAGGCCGACAGCGGGCTGCCGGGCTACGCCCGCGAGGCGATCGGCCGCAGCGCGTACGCCTGGGCGCTGGACCCCGAAGCCGACCGGCTGTGGCCGCGCGTGGTGCACGCCGAGGCCTACTGGGACTGGCGCGCGGTGCCGGGAGCCTGGCGCAGCGTCCAGCGCGCCGTCTTCAACCACCTGAACAGACGCGTGGGCGCGGCCGGCCACTACTGGGACGTCTCCGACGGGCACCCGCCCCTGATCCGCGTCTCGGAACGGCCCCCGGAACGGCACCGCCCCTTCACCGTCCTCAGCACGGTCGGCATGTGCGGCCAGCGGATGCCGACGCTCGACCGCTACATGGCCGACACATCGCCCTACGCCCGGATCGAGCTCGCCCTGGCCACCACCCGGCCGGCCCACCACGCCGCCCGCATCTTCCGCTGGATCGGCGCGTTCCCCTGGCGCGCGGTCACCTGGTTCGGCACCGGCCACAGCGTGAAGTGGCTCGACAACCCCGAAGACCGCGCCATCCGCGGCGGCAACTCCGCCGTCCTCCTCACCAGCGACCCCACCCCGCTGTCCGGCCCCCAGGGCCACCTCCCCCCGGACACCTCCGGCCTCACCTTCCACGGCGACCCGGTCCACTGGCTCTGGATCGTCCCCATCACCCGCCCCGAACACCTCTTCGCCAAGGAACACGACGCCGCCACCCTCATCGCCAAACTCGCCGCAGAAGGCCGCAGCTGGGTGCTGGGGTAG
- a CDS encoding MFS transporter — MTLLPDERVPITAPLRYRNFRALAAGRTLMYFGNGVATVALAFAVLDATGSLIHLGLVVGARSVANVVLLLVGGVLADRFPRDLILRGGCAVAAVSQGLLAASVLLGFASLPVMIALSVVNGAAAAANLPAAAALTPQTVPASLLRPANALVRIGLHMGMFVGMSTAAGLAGLVESGWALAVNALVFVLAALGFLLLRLPSKDGRADERSDVLRDLRDGWHEVASRPWVWVVVLQFMVVNATWSGTVAVLGPAIADASFGRTTWGLVLAANSIGMLVGGVLAARRQPRRALGFGVALAAVEALPMAVLGTGAGIPFLFTAMFLAGMAVEQFCVAWEVSIQQNIPADRLSRVYSYDALGSFAAMPLGEIAVGPIAKAVGMEATLLGMGSLLLLATAGALGSRSVRTLRVR, encoded by the coding sequence TTGACTCTCCTGCCCGATGAGCGGGTTCCCATCACGGCGCCGCTGCGGTATCGGAATTTTCGGGCGTTGGCCGCCGGGCGGACGCTCATGTACTTCGGCAACGGGGTCGCCACCGTCGCGCTCGCGTTCGCCGTGCTCGATGCGACCGGGTCGCTGATCCATCTCGGGCTGGTCGTGGGTGCCCGGTCGGTGGCCAACGTGGTGCTGCTCCTCGTCGGCGGGGTGCTCGCCGACCGGTTTCCGCGGGACCTGATCCTGCGCGGCGGGTGTGCCGTGGCCGCCGTGTCCCAGGGGCTGCTCGCGGCGAGCGTGCTGCTCGGCTTCGCCTCGCTGCCGGTGATGATCGCCCTGAGCGTGGTCAACGGGGCCGCGGCCGCCGCCAACCTGCCCGCCGCGGCGGCGCTGACGCCGCAGACCGTGCCCGCGTCCCTGCTGCGCCCCGCCAACGCACTGGTCCGCATCGGGCTGCACATGGGCATGTTCGTCGGAATGTCGACGGCCGCCGGCCTGGCCGGCCTGGTCGAGTCGGGGTGGGCGCTCGCGGTGAACGCGCTCGTGTTCGTGCTGGCCGCGCTCGGCTTCCTGCTGCTGCGGCTGCCGTCCAAGGACGGCCGCGCGGACGAGCGCTCCGATGTGCTCCGGGACCTGCGCGACGGATGGCACGAGGTCGCCTCGCGGCCCTGGGTGTGGGTCGTGGTGCTGCAGTTCATGGTGGTCAACGCGACCTGGTCGGGCACCGTCGCGGTCCTGGGCCCGGCGATCGCCGACGCGTCCTTCGGCCGCACGACCTGGGGGCTGGTGCTCGCCGCCAACAGCATCGGGATGCTCGTCGGCGGTGTGCTGGCCGCCCGCCGGCAGCCGCGGCGTGCGCTGGGCTTCGGGGTGGCGCTCGCGGCCGTCGAGGCGCTGCCGATGGCGGTGCTGGGGACGGGGGCGGGCATCCCGTTCCTGTTCACCGCCATGTTCCTGGCCGGGATGGCCGTGGAACAGTTCTGTGTGGCCTGGGAAGTCTCGATCCAGCAGAACATCCCGGCGGATCGGCTGTCCCGCGTCTACTCCTACGACGCACTGGGGTCGTTCGCCGCCATGCCGCTCGGCGAGATCGCCGTCGGCCCGATCGCGAAGGCGGTGGGGATGGAGGCGACGCTGCTCGGGATGGGGTCGCTCCTTCTTCTCGCCACCGCCGGGGCGCTGGGCAGCCGGAGTGTGCGGACGTTGCGGGTGAGGTGA
- a CDS encoding phosphatidate cytidylyltransferase has product MSYSEPGSDSTDDDGRAASGPPADSEGGGGDGKPRKGLRKPGGGPIRTGRNLPLAIASGVGLGALALLSIYPFPAAFVLITSAAVLIGMRELNRAVAEKGVSLALLPLLAGGIAMQPAAYFGGAGWLVGTTAITAIAALSWRLRDGADGYVRDASGSLFVLLYLPFLLATWQLLISTPGDGQERLIAFIIVTISSDIGGYFAGITTGRHKMAPNISPNKTWEGFAGSVLACTLAGALTVSLMLDGAVWAGVVLGLAVVVAATVGDLIESLIKRDLGIKDMGRFMPGHGGLMDRIDSLLIGGAVSWVVLSLLV; this is encoded by the coding sequence GTGTCCTACTCTGAGCCCGGTTCGGATTCCACCGACGACGACGGGCGGGCCGCATCGGGCCCGCCCGCCGACTCCGAGGGCGGCGGGGGCGACGGCAAGCCGCGCAAGGGGCTGCGCAAGCCCGGCGGCGGCCCGATCCGGACCGGCCGCAACCTCCCGCTCGCCATCGCGAGCGGAGTCGGCCTCGGCGCCCTGGCCCTGCTGTCCATCTACCCGTTCCCCGCGGCGTTCGTCCTGATCACCTCGGCGGCCGTACTCATCGGCATGCGCGAGCTGAACCGAGCCGTCGCCGAGAAGGGTGTCTCCCTGGCGCTCCTCCCGCTCCTCGCGGGTGGAATCGCGATGCAGCCCGCCGCCTACTTCGGCGGCGCGGGATGGCTGGTGGGCACGACCGCGATCACCGCGATCGCCGCCCTGTCCTGGCGGCTGCGCGACGGCGCGGACGGCTATGTGCGGGACGCCTCGGGAAGCCTCTTCGTACTGCTGTACCTGCCGTTCCTGCTGGCCACGTGGCAGCTGCTGATCTCCACTCCGGGCGACGGCCAGGAACGGCTGATCGCCTTCATCATCGTGACGATCAGCAGCGACATCGGCGGCTACTTCGCCGGCATCACCACCGGCCGGCACAAGATGGCGCCGAACATCAGCCCCAACAAGACCTGGGAGGGCTTCGCCGGCTCGGTCCTGGCGTGCACGCTGGCCGGTGCGCTCACCGTCTCCCTCATGCTCGACGGCGCGGTCTGGGCGGGTGTGGTCCTCGGCCTCGCGGTGGTCGTGGCCGCGACCGTCGGCGACCTGATCGAGTCGCTCATCAAGCGCGACCTGGGCATCAAGGACATGGGCCGGTTCATGCCCGGCCACGGCGGCCTGATGGACCGCATCGACTCCCTCCTCATCGGAGGAGCGGTGTCCTGGGTGGTCCTGAGCCTCCTGGTGTAA
- the frr gene encoding ribosome recycling factor has translation MIEETLLEAEEKMEKAVVVAKEDFAAIRTGRPGPATFNKITVDYYGAQTPVNQLASFAVPEARMVVVSPFDKSALAAIEKAIRESDLGVNPANDGNIIRVVFPELSEERRKEYIKVVRGKAEDGKVSIRNVRRHAKDALDKAVKAGEIGEDEGHRAQDELDETTQKYTGEIDELLKHKETELLEV, from the coding sequence ATGATCGAAGAGACACTCCTCGAAGCAGAGGAGAAGATGGAGAAGGCGGTCGTGGTCGCCAAGGAGGACTTCGCCGCGATCCGTACGGGCCGTCCCGGCCCCGCGACGTTCAACAAGATCACGGTGGACTACTACGGCGCCCAGACCCCCGTCAACCAGCTCGCGTCGTTCGCTGTGCCCGAGGCGCGCATGGTCGTCGTCTCGCCGTTCGACAAGTCCGCCCTGGCCGCGATCGAGAAGGCCATCCGGGAGAGCGACCTCGGCGTGAACCCGGCCAACGACGGCAACATCATCCGCGTGGTCTTCCCGGAGCTGTCCGAGGAGCGCCGCAAGGAGTACATCAAGGTGGTCCGCGGCAAGGCCGAGGATGGCAAGGTCTCCATCCGCAACGTGCGCCGGCACGCCAAGGACGCGCTGGACAAGGCCGTCAAGGCCGGCGAGATCGGTGAGGACGAGGGACACCGTGCGCAGGACGAGCTGGACGAGACCACCCAGAAGTACACGGGTGAGATCGACGAGCTGCTGAAGCACAAGGAAACCGAACTGCTTGAGGTCTAG